A window of Oncorhynchus kisutch isolate 150728-3 linkage group LG10, Okis_V2, whole genome shotgun sequence contains these coding sequences:
- the LOC109898318 gene encoding collagen alpha-1(I) chain-like has translation MFSFVDIRLALLLSATVLLARGQGEDDRTAGSCTLDGQFYNDRDVWKPEPCQICVCDSGTVMCDEVICEDTSDCPNPVIPHDECCPICPDDGFQEPKVEGPQGDRGAKGEPGSAGFPGNDGIPGQPGLPGPPGPPGPPGLGGNFSPQMSGGFDEKSGGGMSMPGPMGPMGPRGPPGPPGSSGPQGFTGPPGEPGEAGSSGPMGPRGPAGPPGKNGDDGESGKPGRPGERGASGPQGARGFPGTPGLPGIKGHRGFSGLDGAKGESGPAGPKGEGGASGENGAAGAMGPRGLPGERGRAGPNGAAGARGNDGAAGAAGPPGPTGPAGAPGFPGGPGAKGEVGAQGARGGEGPQGSRGEAGNPGPAGAAGPAGNNGADGTPGTKGAPGSSGIAGAPGFPGPRGPPGPQGAGGAPGPKGNTGEVGANGAKGEAGAKGESGPAGVQGPAGPAGEEGKRGGRGEPGGAGARGAPGERGAPGSRGFPGSDGASGPKGGPGERGGAGVAGAKGNTGEPGRNGEPGMPGSKGMTGSPGSPGPDGKTGPSGAGGQDGRPGPPGPVGARGQPGVMGFPGPKGAAGEGGKPGERGVMGPGGAVGAPGKDGDVGAPGAPGVAGPSGERGEQGAGGPPGFQGLPGPQGAIGETGKPGEQGLPGEGGAPGAAGSRGDRGFPGERGAPGPSGPAGARGSPGSAGNDGGKGEAGAAGAPGGQGPPGLQGMPGERGAGGLPGLKGDRGDQGVKGADGAGGKDGVRGMTGPIGPNGPAGSPGDKGETGAPGPGGPSGARGAPGERGESGAPGPAGFAGPPGGDGQPGAKGEAGDNGAKGDGGAQGPAGPTGAPGPQGPAGNTGAKGARGAAGPPGATGFPGAAGRVGPPGPSGNNGPPGPPGPGGKEGQKGNRGETGPAGRPGELGAAGPPGAQGEKGQPGGDGPNGPSGTPGPQGIGGQRGIVGLPGQRGERGFPGLAGQLGEPGKQGPGGPSGERGPPGPMGPPGLAGAPGESGREGTPGNEGSSGRDGAAGPKGERGESGAAGASGAPGPPGAPGPVGPAGKSGDRGESGPAGPAGIAGPAGPRGSSGPAGARGDKGEAGEAGERGMKGHRGFTGMQGPSGPSGPSGESGPAGASGPAGPRGPSGSAGAAGKDGMSGLPGPIGPPGPRGRSGEMGPSGPPGPPGPPGPPGPPGGGFDMGFIAQPAQEKAPDPFRHFRADDANVMRDRDLEVDTTLKSLSQQIENIRSPEGTKKNPARTCRDLKMCHPDWKSGEYWIDPDQGCTQDAIKVYCNMETGETCVYPTEAEIPKKSWYTSKNIKEKKHVWFGEAMTDGFQFEYGSEGSSAQDVNIQLTFLRLMATEASQNITYHCKNSIAYMDQQSGNLKKSLLLQGSNEIEIRAEGNSRFTYSVTEDGCTSHTGAWGKTVIDYKTTKTSRLPIIDIAPMDVGAPNQEFGIEVGPVCFL, from the exons ATGTTCAGCTTTGTGGATATTCGGTTAGCGCTGTTGCTCAGCGCAACAGTGCTTTTGGCAAGAGGACAAGGCGAGGACGATC GCACCGCAGGCAGCTGTACGTTGGACGGTCAATTCTACAACGACAGAGATGTCTGGAAACCCGAGCCATGCCAGATCTGCGTGTGCGACAGCGGCACCGTCATGTGCGACGAAGTTATCTGCGAGGACACATCCGACTGCCCCAATCCAGTGATCCCCCACGACGAATGCTGCCCCATCTGCCCCGACGACG GCTTCCAGGAGCCAAAGGTTGAG GGACCCCAGGGTGATCGTGGAGCCAAGGGAGAGCCA GGATCTGCTGGTTTCCCCGGCAACGATGGTATTCCCGGCCAGCCCGGCCTTCCTGGACCCCCAGGCCCCCCTGGACCCCCTGGTCTTGGCGGA AACTTCTCCCCTCAGATGTCTGGTGGTTTTGATGAGAAGAGCGGCGGTGGTATGTCCATGCCCGGCCCCATG GGCCCCATGGGTCCCCGTGGTCCCCCAGGACCTCCTGGCTCAAGT GGACCTCAGGGTTTCACTGGCCCCCCTGGTGAGCCTGGTGAGGCTGGTTCTTCT GGTCCCATGGGCCCCCGTGGTCCTGCTGGTCCCCCTGGCAAGAACGGAGATGAT GGTGAGTCTGGCAAGCCTGGTCGCCCTGGTGAGCGTGGAGCTTCCGGCCCACAG ggagcTCGTGGATTCCCCGGAACCCCCGGCCTTCCCGGCATCAAGGGACACAGA GGATTCAGCGGTCTTGACGGAGCTAAGGGAGAGTCTGGCCCTGCTGGACCCAAG GGAGAGGGTGGTGCATCCGGGGAGAACGGAGCCGCTGGAGCCATG GGACCCCGTGGTCTGCCTGGTGAGAGAGGACGTGCTGGTCCCAACGGAGCTGCT GGTGCTCGTGGTAACGATGgtgctgctggtgctgctggtCCTCCT GGCCCCACTGGCCCCGCTGGTGCCCCTGGTTTCCCCGGTGGCCCTGGAGCCAAG GGAGAGGTTGGTGCCCAGGGAGCTCGTGGTGGTGAGGGACCCCAGGGATCCCGTGGAGAGGCTGGTAACCCCGGACCCGCTGGCGCTGCTGGCCCCGCT GGAAACAACGGTGCTGACGGAACCCCCGGTACCAAGGGTGCCCCT GGTTCTTCTGGTATTGCTGGTGCTCCTGGCTTCCCTGGACCCCGTGGACCCCCCGGACCCCAGGGTGCTGGTGGAGCTCCCGGACCCAAGGGTAACACT GGTGAGGTTGGTGCTAATGGAGCCAAAGGAGAGGCTGGTGCTAAGGGAGAGTCT GGCCCCGCTGGAGTCCAGGGACCCGCCGGCCCTGCTGGTGAGGAAGGCAAGCGAGGAGGCCGTGGTGAGCCCGGTGGTGCTGGTGCCCGTGGAGCCCCCGGCGAGCGC GGTGCCCCTGGTAGCCGTGGTTTCCCTGGTTCTGATGGAGCTTCTGGCCCCAAG GGTGGCCCTGGTGAGCGTGGTGGTGCCGGAGTTGCTGGCGCTAAGGGTAACACTGGTGAGCCTGGCCGCAACGGCGAGCCTGGTATGCCTGGATCCAAG GGTATGACTGGTAGCCCTGGCAGCCCCGGTCCCGATGGCAAGACTGGCCCCTCT GGTGCCGGTGGTCAAGATGGTCGCCCCGGACCTCCCGGCCCCGTTGGAGCCAGAGGCCAGCCCGGAGTCATGGGATTCCCCGGACCTAAGGGAGCCGCA GGTGAGGGTGGCAAGCCTGGTGAGAGAGGAGTCATGGGACCCGGTGGTGCTGTTGGTGCTCCCGGCAAGGATGGTGATGTTGGTGCTCCTGGTGCTCCCGGTGTTGCC GGACCTTCTGGAGAACGAGGCGAACAGGGAGCCGGTGGCCCCCCTGGATTCCAG GGACTTCCAGGACCCCAAGGCGCTATTGGTGAGACTGGAAAGCCCGGAGAGCAG ggtctTCCCGGTGAGGGTGGTGCCCCTGGTGCCGCTGGATCCAGA GGTGACAGAGGTTTCCCCGGTGAGCGTGGTGCCCCTGGCCCATCTGGACCCGCTGGTGCCCGTGGCTCTCCAGGATCTGCTGGTAACGATGGTGGTAAGGGAGAGGCTGGTGCCGCAGGTGCCCCCGGTGGCCAAGGACCCCCTGGCCTGCAGGGAATGCCCGGAGAGCGTGGTGCTGGTGGTCTGCCAGGCCtgaagggagacaga GGTGACCAAGGAGTCAAGGGTGCTGATGGCGCCGGTGGTAAGGATGGCGTCCGTGGTATGACTGGCCCCATTGGACCCAACGGCCCTGCTGGATCTCCTGGTGACAAGGGAGAGACTGGCGCTCCTGGACCTGGTGGACCTTCTGGTGCCCGTGGTGCACCT GGTGAGCGCGGTGAGTCTGGCGCCCCTGGACCCGCTGGATTCGCTGGGCCTCct GGTGGTGACGGTCAGCCTGGTGCTAAGGGAGAGGCTGGAGATAACGGTGCCAAGGGTGACGGTGGTGCTCAGGGACCCGCTGGACCTACAGGAGCCCCTGGACCTCAG GGTCCCGCTGGAAACACCGGAGCTAAGGGCGCCCGTGGTGCTGCTGGTCCCCCT GGTGCCACTGGTTTCCCCGGTGCTGCTGGTAGAGTTGGACCTCCTGGCCCATCT GGCAACAACGGACCCCCCGGACCCCCAGGCCCTGGTGGAAAGGAAGGACAGAAGGGTAACCGTGGTGAGACTGGCCCCGCCGGTCGTCCTGGTGAGCTCGGCGCTGCCGGACCCCCTGGTGCCCAGGGAGAGAAGGGACAGCCTGGTGGAGATGGTCCCAAT GGACCCTCTGGAACTCCCGGACCTCAGGGTATTGGTGGACAGCGTGGTATTGTTGGTCTGCCCGGACAGAGAGGCGAGCGCGGTTTCCCCGGCCTCGCCGGACAACTG GGAGAGCCTGGCAAGCAGGGACCTGGTGGCCCCTCTGGTGAGCGTGGACCCCCCGGACCCATGGGACCCCCTGGACTGGCTGGAGCACCTGGTGAGTCTGGTCGCGAGGGAACTCCTGGTAACGAGGGATCTTCTGGTCGCGATGGTGCTGCTGGACCCAAG GGAGAGCGTGGTGAGTCTGGTGCCGCTGGTGCTTCCGGTGCCCCCGGACCCCCTGGTGCCCCTGGACCCGTTGGCCCTGCTGGAAAGTCTGGTGACCGTGGAGAGTCT ggtCCTGCTGGCCCCGCTGGTATTGCTGGCCCTGCTGGTCCCCGTGGCTCATCA GGACCCGCTGGAGCTCGTGGAGACAAGGGAGAGGCTGGCGAGGCTGGAGAGAGAGGCATGAAGGGACATAGAGGATTCACTGGCATGCAGGGACCCTCTGGCCCCTCT GGACCATCTGGAGAGTCAGGACCTGCTGGAGCCTCTGGCCCCGCTGGACCTAGA GGACCTTCTGGATCTGCTGGTGCCGCCGGTAAGGATGGTATGAGCGGTCTGCCCGGCCCCATCGGACCTCCCGGACCCCGTGGTCGCTCTGGAGAGATGGGACCCTCT GGACCCCCTGGCCCTCCCGGTCCCCCTGGCCCCCCCGGACCTCCCGGCGGTGGATTCGACATGGGCTTCATTGCTCAGCCCGCTCAGGAGAAGGCCCCCGATCCCTTCCGTCACTTCCGCGCCGACGACGCCAACGTGATGCGCGACCGCGACCTGGAGGTTGACACCACTCTCAAGAGCCTGAGCCAGCAGATTGAGAACATCCGCTCTCCCGAGGGCACCAAGAAGAACCCCGCCCGCACCTGCAGAGACCTGAAGATGTGCCACCCCGACTGGAAGAGCG GCGAGTACTGGATCGACCCCGACCAGGGCTGCACCCAGGACGCCATCAAGGTTTACTGCAACATGGAGACCGGCGAGACCTGCGTCTACCCCACCGAGGCAGAAATCCCCAAGAAGAGCTGGTACACCAGCAAGAACATCAAGGAGAAGAAGCACGTCTGGTTCGGCGAGGCAATGACCGATGGCTTCCAG TTCGAGTATGGCAGCGAGGGTTCCAGCGCTCAGGATGTTAACATCCAGCTGACCTTCCTGCGCCTTATGGCCACTGAGGCCAGCCAGAACATCACATACCACTGCAAGAACAGCATCGCCTACATGGACCAGCAGTCCGGCAACCTCAAGAAGTCCCTGCTGCTCCAGGGCTCCAACGAGATCGAGATCAGAGCCGAGGGCAACAGCCGCTTCACATACAGCGTCACCGAGGACGGCTGCACG TCGCACACCGGTGCATGGGGCAAGACAGTCATCGACTACAAGACAACGAAAACATCCCGTCTGCCTATCATTGACATCGCTCCTATGGACGTTGGTGCACCCAATCAGGAATTTGGCATTGAAGTTGGCCCAGTCTGCTTCTTGTAA